atttatttatttatttttatgaattacatcaaattaaattcaatttatttatCCAGATGATCTGAAAAGATAATCTCATACTAATTTCTATCAAATATTGAGTACAGACTGTAGAATGGTTGAGTGCAAAATAGTTGAGTGTAGCGGCTGAGTGTAGAACGGTCGAATGGTTGAGTGCTGAGTTCGAGTGTAGAGTCCAACTGTCGAGTGCATACTGTCGAGTACAGACTGCCGAGTGCCAAGTGCTACGTATAGACTGCCGAGTACAGAGTCCGACTACCAAGTGTCGAGTGCAGACTGCCGAGTGTAGAGTCCGACTATCGAGTGTCAAGTGTAGACTGTCGAGTGCAGACTTATGAtggacgcagtttccttgaaatagattcatACCACCTTCgcctgtgcttcgaggttttttCGGGTTGTTTGTTTTCCAAGATACAACAGTTAACTATGATACGTACCAAACACTGATGGTCACGACAAACTGAGAGGTACTCAACTACTATCACGAGTACATCGCCGTGCAAAAGATGCATGATAGAGAAGAGTGAGGGGGAATGTAGGTGGAGAGATTATTTTTTTGTATATATCCCTTTGCGAGGGAGATGGGTGAATTATTAGTGTAAACAATTTAAAAGATATAATTGGAGGACATGTATGGTTAGATGTCATTTGTATACTTGGTAAAATTTGACATATCTTAACCAAACCCTTTGCATGAGCTCGTCGTGCATTTGTATGGTCTAGAGAGGCTTACTTGTCTATAGTTTAGGTACTTTATTTATCTTTGGTTTCGACTTTTAGAACATGTCTGTGTCAAATAGCAATGATTCGAAGCACTTCATTTTTACATTATACTATTTAAGAAACCTAAGCACTCGACGTTCAACATATAGCGCGCGCAGGTCATACTCGCACAtgagttaatttaattcaatacaaTTTGGGTCCTAAATTTGCACCTCCTGTGCACCCACATATAAGCAAAACTCTCCTCATATATTAATTCATATCATAAATacatatgaatcaatataaatcaacaaatATTACTTGAAACTCTCAATTTAAAATTAAGATCTCATTCACAATAAaatttctttcctctttttttccctCACTTTTTGATTCACAGTTGTAACACCTTTTTGACAATGCTCAGACTCGAGCCACTCGAGTACTCTTCTTAGCATTTCTAGTGTTGGTCTCTCTGAGTACCCCCCAAGCATTTTGACTCGACACTTTCTGATATGAAAATGATTCGCTCAACTGTATATCCAAAGCAACACATTCAGATCGTCCCTTCGAGAAGCAAGGATCTCTATCCAACCCTACATGACAAATCTAATCCACCAAAGAACCACATATCATAGTAGGTCATAACAAGGCATAGCTTCCGCAAAGACCAAATTTAGGCTTGTATACAACAAAAGAGGGCGCATGCCTCGCCATAACGAGTTGCCAAGAGATCAAAACACACTTAATCAAACTCCCTCACCCGGCTACATTTCGAAGAGTTTGTGTTGACATAGTCTAGCACTCTTCCAACCTCATTCTTTCAAACTACACAATTGAAGTTCAACTTAAGCATCACTAGGGCACTTCAGTACTGATACGGAGTAGCAAAGCCTAAAGTTTTGAGACTGTTTTTATTGATAATCATGagtagataaattttaaaaaggtataatttttaacttaaattaaatcatcaaatatacaatatattaaatcaaaaatcattcaaaatctataattaattatttagtgTAACCTATAACCACCGACTACCGACTTTTAGAtctagtttgatttttttttaaggttACAAACAATTTTTGTCATTATTTGAAgttatttttatcttttatatccttagaatttttttttttggactaTTTAAACTATTATTTGTGTAGTTGATGTTAGACAAATTTTGGACGCATCTAGGTGAATTTTGGTCGCATCAAcaattattattataaaaaaccTTATTAAACTATCTTGAATATGTTGCATAAATTGATTAGGTCACTCACTGCCTCTATGGCCTCCCTTTCCCTTGGGCATTTTCCTCCACAGGCAGACTGGCTGATGTCTTGAGGGCCTTGCTCTTTTCGTCCTCGCCGTCTTCTGTATCCTTGACGGCGAGCATCACCAGCAAAGCCAGCAGCGGATAGCTCGCCGTGGTGAGAGACCAGTTCACTATCAATTGGGGAAGAAGACGAGTCCCGCGCGTGTCCACTTGCCAGGCCACCGCCGCCCCCGCACTCTGCACTCCCTTGTAAAATCCACTAAACCTGTAGCCATGGCGGAATTAAGATCGAACAGTTTCATTTAGGCATATCGTCGAACAGTTCACCTGCTGAGCGTCTGGGAGTCGTCGGCCAACGCGCCGATCACCCAATAGCACAAGCTCTGGAACATGGAGTCTAATAGGCCGTAGCTGACGTAGAGGACGAAGGGACCAGCGAACTTGGCGCCGGAGTCCTTGAAGTCGAGTTTGTCGGCCCACACGCCGTCGGGGTACCGCAGCTGGTTAGCGAGGCCGCCGGCCCAGGTGGCGGTCCCGAGCACGGCGACCGTGGTGATGCCGACGAACCCCCGGGTTCGCCGGCTGTTGAAGCTGAAGTCGAGGACGTAACCGATGGTGATGGATCCGATCATCTGCGCGCCCCAGTAGAAGACGTTGTTCAGTCCCTTGGTGCGCAGGGTGAAGAGGAGGCCGTTGACGTTGTTGAACTGGTAGCTGTAGAAGAAGTTGCTGGCCCAGGCGGCCGGCACGATAAGCAGCATCCGCCAGTCGGCGAAGAGTTTGAGAATCTCGACCGACTCGGTGCGCACGCTGGAATAGGCGATGTCGGAGGCGCGGCTGCCGTCGTCGCGGACGACGCGGGAGGGGAAGGATGGCGAGGAGAGGACGGCGCCGGCGGCCATGAAGAACATAAAGGCGATATAGGTGCCGTCGTTGACGGAGGCCGCATCGGTGCGGTGGTAATTGAGAACGAAGGGGATGAGGCCGCCGATGACGCCGCCCATATTGAAGACGGTCCAGAAAAAGGAGATATAGGTCCCTTTCCGCCTCGCCGGCGGGTAGGAAGTCATGATGGCGCCCTGGCCGGCCCAGAGGAGGCCGGCGCCGATTCCGAGCACGGCGCCGGCGATGATGGCGAAAAGCTGGTGGTGGTAGTGGTTGTAGTAGAGGAAGGAGCCGGCGTAGAGGACGTAGGTGGAGCAGCCGGCGAGGAGGGTGAGACGGGGGCCGAGGAGGTTGTAGATACCGCCGCCAAGGATGCCGAAGACGGCGAAGGTGGTGTAGAGGGCGGTGTTGGCGTTGTTGGCGGCTGTGTGGTCGACCTGGCCACCGCCGCCCATGCCAGAGAGCGCGTTGAACATCCCCGGACAGCAGAAGCACACGATCCCGATGAGCCCCACCTGAACTAGCGGCGAGTTATAGCGGAATGGCGAGCGGCTGGCCGCCACCGCCGCCGTGCTC
This region of Zingiber officinale cultivar Zhangliang chromosome 9A, Zo_v1.1, whole genome shotgun sequence genomic DNA includes:
- the LOC122021918 gene encoding UNC93-like protein 1, giving the protein MGSEQRPSTAAVAASRSPFRYNSPLVQVGLIGIVCFCCPGMFNALSGMGGGGQVDHTAANNANTALYTTFAVFGILGGGIYNLLGPRLTLLAGCSTYVLYAGSFLYYNHYHHQLFAIIAGAVLGIGAGLLWAGQGAIMTSYPPARRKGTYISFFWTVFNMGGVIGGLIPFVLNYHRTDAASVNDGTYIAFMFFMAAGAVLSSPSFPSRVVRDDGSRASDIAYSSVRTESVEILKLFADWRMLLIVPAAWASNFFYSYQFNNVNGLLFTLRTKGLNNVFYWGAQMIGSITIGYVLDFSFNSRRTRGFVGITTVAVLGTATWAGGLANQLRYPDGVWADKLDFKDSGAKFAGPFVLYVSYGLLDSMFQSLCYWVIGALADDSQTLSRFSGFYKGVQSAGAAVAWQVDTRGTRLLPQLIVNWSLTTASYPLLALLVMLAVKDTEDGEDEKSKALKTSASLPVEENAQGKGRP